A single genomic interval of Peromyscus leucopus breed LL Stock chromosome 7, UCI_PerLeu_2.1, whole genome shotgun sequence harbors:
- the LOC114684948 gene encoding olfactory receptor 143-like, protein MTMGNDSSVTEFILTGLTEKPELQMPLFVIFLVNFVATVVGNLSLMSLIFLNSNLQTPMYFFLFNLSFIDLFYSFVFTPKTLMSFVLDKNRISFTGCMTQLFFFCLFAHSECYVLTAMALDRYVAICQPLLYMVIMSPRRCSLMMFGSYLMGFAGAMVHTGFMIRLNFCDSNIINHYMCDILPLLQLSCSSIYANELVSSVVVSMVVIASSIIILMSYALILFNIIQMSSGKGLSKAMSTCSSHIITVALFYGFGVLTHIKTSSNESVDQGKVFSVFCTFLLPLLNPFIYSLRNKDVKIAIRRTLMRLTVS, encoded by the coding sequence ATGACTATGGGGAATGACTCTTCAGTGACCGAATTCATTCTCACTGGACTGACAGAGAAACCTGAGCTCCAGATGCCCCTGTTTGTCATCTTTCTAGTGAACTTTGTAGCCACTGTGGTGGGAAACTTGAGTTTAATGAGTCTCATTTTCCTGAATTCAAACTTGCAGActcccatgtacttttttctctttaatctgtccttcattgatttattttattcatttgtctttACTCCCAAAACATTAATGAGTTTTGTCTTAGACAAGAACAGAATTTCTTTTACGGGATGCATGACTCAGCtgtttttcttctgcctttttgcCCATTCTGAATGCTATGTCCTGACAGCCATGGCCCTTGATCGCTATGTAGCCATCTGCCAACCCCTGTTGTACATGGTCATCATGTCTCCTAGGAGATGTTCCCTGATGATGTTTGGTTCTTACTTGATGGGGTTTGCTGGAGCCATGGTTCACACAGGGTTTATGATCAGGCTGAACTTTTGTGATTCTAACATCATCAACCACTACATGTGTGATATCTTGCCCCTTCTCCAGCTCTCCTGCAGCAGCATCTATGCCAATGAGCTTGTGAGTTCTGTTGTTGTCAGCATGGTAGTCATTGCATCCAGCATCATTATCTTAATGTCCTATGCTTTGATTCTTTTTAATATCATTCAGATGTCATCAGGTAAAGGTTTGTCCAAAGCCATGAGCACCTGCAGTTCTCATATAATAACTGTTGCCCTATTCTATGGATTTGGTGTGCTTACACATATCAAAACATCATCAAATGAATCTGTGGACCAGGGGAAAGTTTTTAgtgtattttgtacatttttgcTGCCCTTGCTGAACCCTTTTATTTACAGTCTCAGGAATAAGGATGTCAAGATTGCTATAAGGAGAACTCTGATGAGACTCACAGTGAGTTAA
- the LOC114684936 gene encoding olfactory receptor 147-like has product MALGNDSSVKEFILLGLTQAPELQLPLFFLFLGIYVVSMVGNLGLIVLIILNPHLHTPMYYFLFNLAFTDLCYSSVITPKMLVSFVKQNIISHAECITQLFFYAFFIIDECYILTAMAYDRYAAICKPLLYQVTMSHQVCHLMLVGVYVMGFVEAMAHTGSMLRLVFCDGNIINQYVCDILPLLKLSCTSTTINELLVFIVVGINVIVPSLTIFISYTLILSNILSIHSAEGRSKAFSTCGSHVIAVSFFFGAAAFMYLKPSSTSVDEDKVSTIFYTVVGPMLNPFIYSIRNKDVHIAVRKTLKKRIFA; this is encoded by the coding sequence ATGGCTTTAGGCAATGACTCTTCAGTGAAGGAGTTCATCCTGCTGGGCTTGACACAGGCGCCAGAGCTCcagctgcctctcttcttcctcttcttgggaATCTATGTGGTCTCCATGGTGGGGAACCTGGGCTTGATTGTTCTGATCATTTTAAACCCTCACCTGCACACCCCTATGTATTACTTTCTCTTCAACCTTGCCTTCACAGACCTCTGCTACTCCTCTGTCATAACCCCCAAAATGCTGGTGAGTTTTGTGAAGCAGAACATCATCTCCCATGCTGAGTGCATAACTCAGCTTTTTTTCTATGCCTTCTTCATTATTGATGAATGCTACATTTTGACAGCCATGGCCTATGACAGATATGCTGCCATCTGCAAACCCCTGCTTTACCAGGTCACCATGTCCCATCAGGTCTGCCACTTGATGCtggtgggtgtgtatgtgatggGGTTTGTGGAAGCCATGGCCCATACTGGTAGCATGCTGAGACTTGTCTTCTGTGATGGCAACATCATCAATCAGTATGtatgtgacatacttcctctccTGAAGCTCTCCTGCACAAGTACTACCATCAATGAGTTGTTGGTGTTCATTGTTGTGGGTATCAATGTAATAGTGCCCAGCCTGACTATCTTTATTTCTTACACCTTGATCCTTTCCAACATCCTCAGCATCCATTCTGCAGAGGGTAGGTCAAAAGCcttcagtacctgtggctcccatGTAAtagctgtttcttttttctttggtgcTGCAGCATTCATGTATCTTAAGCCTTCTAGTACATCTGTGGATGAAGATAAAGTATCTACCATTTTTTATACAGTTGTGGGCCCAATGCTGAATCCTTTCATCTACAGTATAAGGAATAAGGATGTCCATATTGCAGTGAGAAAAACTTTGAAGAAAAGGATATTTGCCTAA